The following proteins come from a genomic window of Mucinivorans hirudinis:
- a CDS encoding cell surface protein yields MKKLLLFMGAVALLASCNKQLDTQTEEKMDAKGIVFSADLGTDTKAQFDPFETPDKAFFWYAEEDQIKIFYNNAEISYNPVSQNTSGYKDNFRTFYKATRSALNGVFTATGYNWLWFLQDGAKNQSKKASFRAVWPTSVVVDANVENATLPYYNTTVEGGSYYQNNVEGSLPAQNMFMWAEQVDYVASPFNNNCNNVTNNLKLTFERPYTAMVFRTENYDGYKDFLGDLLAVKLETMGKKKADGTIVKDPSLIFFGTSATYNFKDKVITTSADASPISLISKWTSWQWKDDAKLYLPINSVKRDFTEKYEVTYLFQNVELNKKYETSNNWPKTYGNFVKAPVLDIKAEPYIVTNGPDRSLIVNSGNLANTLNSAKTAVVWNGVDVDFTEFENIVIYSAQNDANLALLKKFTQAEIVSIELVENIPAQTFNGMTSLKKVVLPNVVTIANNAFPTGLSLETVVLPKWTGNTQLENNNTFARLFNKVSLKYADLSALTKIGEEFNTDFISFRNFNKLEEIKLKDGIVVNRNAFYGATNLDKVNAKVDLINAQSAFYGCSALTEIEILGSIGAQAFQGSSIKNVTGVINAQAPSNNIGDQAFEGVTSLEKFLVTGYAEVGFESFKGCTKLVEVAGQPIKVGVSAFEDCNKLPKLDVSKLTTIGVSAFKGTTLFKNTTGNTGLVFDVLTAIPASAFEGNGASVFHFKAVTSITGANALNAPNASQMKFDEKFTISDVQPFGTTTNVTLWINKGMRDNTSGTTIQGNTLKWSTSKSAKFISITNN; encoded by the coding sequence ATGAAAAAACTTTTATTGTTTATGGGTGCTGTTGCACTCTTGGCAAGCTGTAATAAGCAGCTTGATACGCAAACAGAGGAGAAGATGGACGCAAAGGGTATCGTTTTCTCAGCTGACTTGGGCACAGATACTAAGGCTCAATTCGATCCTTTCGAAACTCCTGACAAAGCATTCTTCTGGTATGCTGAAGAAGACCAAATCAAAATTTTCTACAATAACGCTGAGATATCGTATAATCCTGTTTCTCAGAATACAAGTGGCTATAAAGATAACTTCCGGACATTTTATAAAGCTACTCGTTCAGCTTTGAATGGTGTGTTTACTGCCACAGGCTACAATTGGTTGTGGTTTCTTCAAGACGGCGCAAAAAACCAAAGCAAGAAAGCTTCTTTCCGTGCAGTATGGCCAACATCTGTCGTTGTTGATGCAAATGTTGAGAATGCTACTTTGCCTTACTACAATACAACAGTTGAGGGCGGTAGCTACTATCAAAATAACGTAGAAGGTTCTCTACCCGCTCAAAATATGTTTATGTGGGCTGAGCAAGTAGATTACGTTGCTTCTCCTTTCAATAACAATTGCAACAACGTTACTAACAACCTCAAACTTACTTTCGAGCGTCCATACACAGCTATGGTATTCCGCACTGAGAATTATGATGGTTATAAAGATTTCTTGGGTGATTTGCTAGCAGTTAAACTTGAAACAATGGGTAAGAAGAAAGCTGACGGTACTATTGTTAAAGACCCATCGCTTATCTTCTTCGGAACAAGTGCTACATATAATTTCAAAGACAAAGTGATTACGACAAGTGCGGATGCAAGCCCGATTTCGTTGATTTCCAAATGGACTAGTTGGCAGTGGAAGGATGATGCAAAATTATACTTGCCTATCAACAGCGTTAAACGCGATTTCACTGAGAAATATGAGGTTACTTATCTCTTCCAAAACGTAGAGTTGAATAAAAAGTATGAAACGTCTAACAACTGGCCTAAAACATATGGTAACTTCGTAAAAGCGCCTGTTCTTGATATTAAAGCTGAGCCCTATATTGTTACTAATGGTCCTGATCGTTCTTTGATTGTTAACTCAGGCAATTTAGCTAATACTCTTAATTCTGCTAAAACAGCAGTTGTATGGAACGGTGTTGATGTTGATTTTACTGAGTTTGAAAACATTGTTATCTATTCAGCTCAAAATGATGCGAACCTTGCTTTGTTGAAGAAATTCACACAAGCTGAGATAGTATCTATTGAGTTGGTTGAGAACATTCCTGCTCAAACATTCAACGGTATGACTTCTCTTAAAAAAGTTGTTCTTCCTAACGTTGTAACGATTGCAAATAATGCGTTCCCTACAGGTCTTTCACTTGAAACAGTTGTTCTTCCAAAATGGACAGGAAATACTCAATTAGAGAATAATAATACATTTGCTCGTTTGTTTAATAAAGTATCATTGAAATATGCAGACCTATCTGCATTGACAAAGATTGGCGAAGAATTTAATACTGACTTTATTTCATTCAGAAATTTCAATAAATTGGAAGAGATAAAACTTAAAGATGGTATAGTCGTTAACCGTAACGCATTCTATGGTGCAACCAATCTAGATAAAGTTAATGCTAAAGTAGACTTGATTAACGCACAGTCTGCATTCTATGGCTGTTCAGCTCTTACAGAAATTGAAATTCTTGGTAGTATCGGTGCTCAAGCATTCCAAGGTAGCTCAATTAAGAATGTTACCGGAGTAATCAATGCGCAAGCACCATCTAACAACATTGGTGACCAAGCATTTGAAGGCGTTACTTCGCTTGAGAAATTCTTGGTAACAGGTTATGCAGAGGTTGGTTTTGAGTCATTCAAAGGCTGTACTAAACTTGTTGAGGTTGCGGGTCAGCCTATTAAAGTTGGTGTATCGGCATTTGAAGATTGTAACAAACTTCCTAAGTTGGATGTAAGCAAACTTACTACAATTGGTGTGTCTGCGTTCAAAGGTACAACTTTGTTCAAAAACACTACTGGCAATACAGGTCTTGTATTTGATGTATTGACTGCAATTCCTGCAAGTGCATTTGAGGGTAATGGTGCATCTGTATTCCACTTCAAGGCGGTTACTTCTATTACCGGTGCCAATGCTCTTAATGCTCCAAATGCTTCACAAATGAAGTTTGACGAAAAGTTCACTATCTCTGATGTTCAGCCATTTGGTACAACAACTAATGTAACTCTTTGGATAAACAAAGGTATGCGTGATAATACTTCAGGTACTACCATTCAAGGTAATACTTTGAAGTGGTCAACTAGTAAATCTGCGAAGTTTATTTCTATCACTAACAACTAA
- a CDS encoding Aminopeptidase, translating into MRQLLLILFVAAFAVTAKAQTVRENFERDIYFLAADSLYGRIAGTEGSRKASQYIADRFAELGIKPLYESGYFQNFTYSRRLLKARNVVAVVEGTDPQLRDEYIVVGAHYDHIGAISREGGIIVYNGADDNASGVAAMLETARLVKANPLARSVIFAAYDAEEEGLVGSEYMVRADTIFHPKVKLMFSLDMVGGLKYGGKLEYYGYGQIEDGKAIFEVENPDNLPLKIIPGSTKIFSGTDSQSYTNKGIPGVYVNTGLKTPYHKPEDVAEIIDYDGIVLVTNHFYRVLQKAASPAQKLVARIDSDRSDKVTFGVTLGVGSNRLYIKDGGLTGKNAFAVNVGFFSRISIYQRGISLLSLKPEIGVERRYARTASSSTLYSDAISIPLNIEYKITGYGYGLTLQAGGYYNYLLGAKQEQRNIIDQLKRNELGLSWGLGIYFGKFDVGCVWRYGLTPFFDANNSKVFNHTALLKIGYRL; encoded by the coding sequence ATGCGACAATTACTTTTGATTCTATTTGTTGCTGCTTTTGCCGTGACGGCAAAGGCGCAGACGGTTCGTGAAAATTTCGAGCGCGACATCTATTTTCTGGCTGCCGACTCACTCTATGGAAGAATTGCGGGAACGGAGGGTAGCCGCAAGGCTTCACAGTATATTGCCGACCGATTTGCGGAGTTGGGCATAAAACCTTTGTATGAAAGTGGTTATTTTCAGAATTTTACATACTCACGTCGTTTGCTCAAAGCTCGCAATGTGGTGGCAGTGGTGGAGGGCACAGACCCGCAACTCAGAGATGAGTACATTGTTGTGGGTGCACACTACGACCATATTGGTGCTATTTCGCGTGAGGGTGGAATCATTGTATATAACGGAGCGGATGATAATGCCTCGGGGGTGGCGGCGATGTTGGAGACGGCACGACTGGTGAAGGCTAACCCTTTGGCTCGCAGTGTAATCTTTGCCGCTTACGATGCCGAGGAGGAGGGTTTGGTGGGGTCGGAATATATGGTCAGAGCAGATACTATCTTTCACCCCAAAGTGAAGTTGATGTTCAGTCTGGATATGGTGGGGGGATTGAAGTATGGCGGAAAATTGGAGTATTACGGATATGGTCAGATTGAGGATGGCAAGGCGATTTTTGAGGTCGAAAACCCCGATAACCTCCCGCTAAAAATAATCCCCGGCTCGACAAAAATCTTTTCGGGCACAGACAGTCAATCATATACGAACAAAGGCATTCCCGGTGTCTATGTAAACACGGGCTTGAAAACGCCCTATCACAAGCCCGAGGATGTTGCCGAAATAATTGATTACGACGGTATAGTATTGGTTACTAATCATTTCTATCGAGTGTTGCAAAAAGCGGCTTCGCCTGCTCAGAAACTTGTTGCGCGGATAGATTCAGATAGGAGTGATAAAGTAACTTTCGGAGTTACGCTGGGTGTAGGTTCTAATCGATTGTATATCAAGGATGGCGGATTGACGGGTAAAAATGCCTTTGCAGTTAATGTTGGATTTTTCTCGCGCATATCTATTTATCAGCGCGGAATAAGCCTCCTCTCTCTCAAACCGGAAATCGGTGTCGAGAGGCGTTATGCGCGTACTGCCTCTTCATCAACCTTATACAGCGATGCAATCTCCATCCCTTTGAATATTGAGTACAAAATAACCGGCTATGGATATGGATTGACCCTTCAAGCGGGCGGATACTACAACTATTTGCTCGGGGCAAAGCAGGAACAACGGAATATTATTGACCAGCTCAAGAGGAATGAGTTGGGTTTGAGTTGGGGGTTGGGTATATATTTCGGTAAGTTTGATGTTGGGTGCGTTTGGCGTTACGGTTTAACTCCATTTTTCGATGCAAACAATAGTAAGGTATTCAATCATACGGCTTTGTTAAAAATAGGATATAGACTATAA
- a CDS encoding Lipid A export ATP-binding/permease protein MsbA yields MKTYLRLLSFGKPYSKYGTIYAVSIILHSLFNAATFGMLIPIIGTMIDPDAMVQTAREMPDFALSKEWFDGVLNYSLYKVMGTGYTVKDLFMLLAIMTVIISLLSNLFRYIAQRTMENLRIHTLQQLRDTLFNNVIRLQASFFSNERKGDIISKITSDVQVVQYCVTSTLQVFFREPFLIGSYIFMLLAISWKLTLFAIAVLPFIALFIATIVKKLKKASSAGQESFGEMVSLLDESLGAIKTIKGYNATNYVDEKFRSQNKHYSDIQRSIARKQQSASPVSEFLGITSLSFILVYGGNMIMGAELGTAAFITYLGIFSQVTRPARAISDAFGNINQGIAAGERVLALMDTKPEIRDKPTAVPLENFTAEIAFNSVSFSYEEREVLHNISFTIPKGQTVALVGPSGGGKSTISDLIPRFYDPTKGTITIDKKDITEYTTDSIRAKLGIVAQETILFNDTIEGNIRMGNHAATMEQIIEAAKVANAHNFIMETEQGYQTNIGDRGVKLSGGQRQRLSIARAVLRNPEILILDEATSALDTESERLVQDSLANLLRGRTSLVIAHRLSTIQHSDKIIVIEAGVVVEQGTHAELMAKGGLYSKLIEMQQLA; encoded by the coding sequence ATGAAAACATATCTCCGCTTACTCAGCTTTGGCAAACCATACTCTAAATACGGAACAATATACGCCGTATCTATCATACTTCACTCCCTCTTCAATGCCGCCACATTCGGTATGTTGATACCCATCATAGGCACGATGATAGACCCCGATGCAATGGTGCAGACGGCGCGAGAGATGCCCGATTTTGCCCTCTCGAAAGAGTGGTTTGATGGTGTGCTCAACTACTCGTTATACAAGGTTATGGGCACAGGATATACAGTCAAGGACTTGTTTATGCTCCTCGCTATTATGACTGTCATAATATCACTTCTTTCAAATCTCTTCCGCTACATAGCTCAGCGCACGATGGAGAATCTACGCATCCATACACTCCAACAGTTGCGCGACACCCTTTTCAACAACGTCATCCGCCTCCAAGCCTCCTTTTTCAGCAACGAACGCAAAGGCGACATCATCTCCAAAATCACCTCCGACGTACAAGTTGTGCAATACTGCGTAACCAGCACCCTGCAAGTATTCTTTCGAGAACCATTTCTCATTGGTTCATACATATTTATGCTGCTGGCAATCTCGTGGAAACTCACTCTCTTTGCCATTGCCGTGCTACCTTTCATCGCGCTTTTCATTGCCACCATCGTAAAAAAACTTAAAAAAGCATCCTCCGCTGGGCAGGAGAGTTTTGGCGAAATGGTCTCGCTCTTGGATGAGTCTCTGGGCGCAATAAAAACAATAAAAGGCTATAATGCAACTAATTATGTGGACGAGAAGTTTCGTTCGCAAAACAAACACTACTCTGATATTCAACGCTCCATTGCCCGCAAGCAGCAATCTGCCTCTCCCGTGAGTGAGTTCTTGGGCATCACCTCCCTTTCGTTTATTTTGGTCTATGGCGGCAATATGATTATGGGCGCGGAGCTTGGCACAGCCGCTTTCATCACCTACCTTGGCATCTTCTCGCAGGTTACCCGCCCCGCCCGTGCCATTTCAGATGCCTTTGGCAACATAAATCAGGGTATTGCAGCCGGCGAACGCGTCCTTGCACTTATGGACACCAAGCCCGAAATCAGGGACAAACCCACAGCCGTGCCCCTCGAAAATTTCACAGCGGAAATAGCGTTCAACTCCGTAAGTTTCTCTTATGAAGAGCGGGAGGTGTTGCACAATATTTCGTTTACAATACCAAAGGGGCAGACGGTTGCGTTGGTGGGACCCTCCGGCGGCGGCAAATCCACAATTTCCGACCTTATCCCCCGCTTCTATGACCCCACCAAGGGCACTATAACCATCGACAAAAAGGACATCACCGAATACACCACAGACTCCATCCGTGCCAAGCTCGGAATCGTGGCGCAGGAGACTATCCTCTTCAACGACACCATCGAGGGCAACATCCGTATGGGCAACCACGCGGCAACGATGGAGCAAATCATAGAGGCTGCAAAAGTGGCAAATGCCCATAACTTTATTATGGAGACCGAGCAGGGGTATCAGACCAATATCGGCGACCGCGGGGTGAAACTCAGCGGCGGTCAGCGTCAGCGACTTAGCATTGCACGAGCTGTTTTGCGCAATCCCGAGATATTGATTCTGGACGAGGCGACCTCGGCATTGGACACCGAGAGTGAACGTTTGGTGCAGGACTCTCTTGCCAACCTGCTCAGAGGGCGAACATCGCTTGTTATTGCTCATCGCCTGAGCACAATACAACATTCCGACAAAATCATCGTTATAGAGGCAGGAGTTGTGGTTGAGCAGGGCACGCACGCCGAGTTGATGGCTAAGGGCGGGCTATACAGCAAACTCATTGAGATGCAGCAGTTGGCATAG